The Chloroflexaceae bacterium genome contains a region encoding:
- the wecB gene encoding UDP-N-acetylglucosamine 2-epimerase (non-hydrolyzing), producing MPTVLTILGTRPEIIKLSPVIPLLEQRFDHVLVHSGQHYSYEVDAIFFEELGLPTPKHTLGVGSASHGEQTARILARLEPILLERRPDAVLVQGDTNTTMAGALCAAKLGIPLVHLEAGGRSFNRAMPEELNRIIVDHIADLLLAADDIAAENLRREGLPEERIRIIGSTAIDAAQRNRSRAELSPILEQLELQPRSYLALTIHRAENTTPDVLPGIVRAINAVAEEHIIVFPVHPRTQAALDQQRLVLSPRVRVCRPLGYLDTLRLVGAARALLTDSGGLQEEAAVLGTPLLIVRNETEWRYLVDAGVAVLIGNTFESITTGARAWLAPQALARLRETPAPVRAGAAERAVDAIADLLSSS from the coding sequence ATGCCGACCGTTCTCACCATCCTGGGCACGCGACCTGAGATTATCAAGCTCTCGCCGGTGATTCCGTTGCTGGAGCAGCGTTTCGACCACGTGCTCGTCCATTCGGGGCAGCACTACTCATATGAGGTAGACGCGATCTTCTTCGAGGAACTGGGCCTGCCGACGCCGAAGCATACCCTGGGGGTGGGTTCGGCGAGTCACGGGGAACAGACGGCGCGCATCCTGGCCCGTCTGGAGCCAATCCTGCTCGAACGGCGCCCCGACGCAGTCCTGGTTCAGGGCGACACGAATACAACCATGGCCGGCGCGCTCTGCGCGGCCAAGCTGGGTATACCGCTGGTGCATCTGGAAGCAGGCGGGCGTTCGTTCAACCGGGCCATGCCAGAAGAACTAAACCGGATCATCGTTGATCACATCGCCGACCTGCTCCTCGCCGCCGACGATATCGCCGCTGAGAACCTGCGTCGCGAAGGGCTGCCGGAGGAACGTATCCGGATCATCGGCTCCACGGCTATTGACGCCGCCCAGCGCAACCGAAGCCGCGCCGAACTGTCGCCAATCCTTGAACAACTCGAACTGCAACCCCGGAGCTACCTGGCGCTAACCATTCATCGGGCTGAGAACACCACTCCCGACGTCCTTCCCGGCATCGTGCGAGCGATTAACGCGGTGGCTGAAGAGCATATCATCGTCTTCCCGGTGCATCCGCGCACCCAGGCGGCCCTGGATCAGCAGCGGCTGGTTCTGTCGCCGCGCGTGCGCGTCTGCCGCCCCCTGGGCTACCTCGACACCCTGCGGCTCGTCGGCGCCGCCCGCGCCTTGCTGACCGACTCGGGCGGGTTGCAAGAAGAAGCGGCGGTGCTGGGAACGCCGCTGCTGATTGTACGCAACGAAACCGAGTGGCGTTACCTGGTGGATGCCGGGGTAGCCGTGCTCATCGGCAATACGTTTGAGTCTATCACGACCGGCGCCCGCGCCTGGCTTGCGCCACAGGCCCTCGCCCGCCTGCGCGAAACGCCCGCTCCGGTGCGCGCCGGGGCAGCAGAACGGGCCGTTGACGCCATAGCCGACCTCCTCAGCAGTTCGTAG
- a CDS encoding acyltransferase — protein MSFRTFIFALLFVLPPALKPWVLRVCCGARIGRNVQIGWFASVMGRHISLGDHCAIRALTLIRCDGDVVIGPYTLVSSFTLVYGARGLRLGAHSYVGPQCLINTEEEVRIGNWSALGARCVVYTHGSFLPYTEGYWVRFGRVTVGDYVWCAAGVFFQPGAEVGDNSFVNSRTVVSGALPPGSVAEGSPARVVSSMERMRRTLNPRQRDAAVTQMLRHFGELILADGMGLAPREEPGALRFTHHRRAYRIAIAPAQGPLPAPSAPSERTIWLVNRPDWRPPAPDLWLDLDRKQMTGARDHIYVELMLFLKRYYGVQLEYAERC, from the coding sequence ATGAGCTTTCGCACCTTCATCTTCGCGCTGCTCTTCGTCCTGCCGCCGGCGCTCAAACCGTGGGTGCTGCGGGTGTGCTGCGGCGCGCGGATCGGGCGCAACGTGCAGATCGGCTGGTTCGCCAGCGTGATGGGCCGTCACATCAGCCTGGGGGATCATTGCGCGATTCGGGCGCTTACCCTCATTCGCTGCGACGGCGATGTAGTGATTGGCCCCTATACGCTGGTGAGCAGCTTTACGCTGGTTTATGGGGCCAGGGGCCTACGCCTGGGCGCTCACAGTTACGTAGGCCCGCAATGTCTGATTAACACCGAAGAGGAGGTGCGCATCGGCAACTGGAGCGCGCTGGGGGCGCGCTGCGTGGTCTATACGCACGGCTCGTTTCTGCCCTATACCGAGGGCTACTGGGTGCGCTTCGGGCGGGTAACCGTGGGCGATTACGTGTGGTGCGCGGCGGGGGTCTTTTTTCAGCCCGGCGCCGAGGTTGGCGACAACAGTTTTGTCAACTCGCGCACGGTGGTGAGCGGCGCGCTGCCCCCCGGCAGCGTCGCCGAGGGCAGCCCTGCCCGCGTTGTCAGCTCGATGGAACGGATGCGTCGCACGTTGAACCCGCGCCAGCGGGATGCAGCGGTGACACAGATGCTGCGTCATTTTGGCGAACTGATCCTTGCCGACGGTATGGGACTGGCGCCGCGGGAGGAGCCGGGTGCGCTCCGGTTCACCCATCACCGGCGAGCGTACCGCATCGCTATCGCTCCCGCTCAGGGGCCGCTGCCAGCGCCGAGCGCCCCCAGCGAGCGCACCATCTGGCTGGTGAACCGCCCCGACTGGCGCCCCCCGGCCCCGGATCTCTGGCTGGATCTGGATCGTAAACAGATGACCGGCGCACGTGACCATATTTATGTCGAACTGATGCTGTTTCTCAAACGCTACTATGGCGTGCAACTTGAGTATGCAGAAAGGTGTTAA